One part of the Verrucomicrobiota bacterium genome encodes these proteins:
- a CDS encoding sel1 repeat family protein, whose amino-acid sequence NLGVVYGNGRGVPKDPAEALKWYRKAAEQGYSVSQNEIGYMYDQGIGVEKDPNQALAWFRKAAEQGLDVAQQNLGILLTKQSGKNAPDLVEAYKWFNLAAAQGNTNAVGNRDLIMKKLTTEQINEGQRRAAEFLKK is encoded by the coding sequence ACAACCTGGGTGTCGTGTACGGCAATGGCCGAGGCGTCCCCAAAGATCCCGCCGAGGCCCTCAAGTGGTATCGCAAGGCGGCGGAGCAGGGCTATTCGGTTTCTCAGAATGAAATCGGCTACATGTACGACCAGGGCATCGGTGTGGAGAAGGATCCGAACCAGGCCCTCGCATGGTTCCGCAAGGCGGCCGAGCAAGGGCTCGACGTGGCTCAGCAGAATCTGGGAATTCTCCTCACGAAACAGTCCGGGAAGAATGCTCCCGATCTGGTGGAGGCCTACAAATGGTTCAACCTCGCGGCCGCGCAGGGGAACACGAACGCGGTGGGAAATCGCGACCTCATCATGAAGAAGCTGACCACCGAACAAATCAACGAGGGCCAGCGCCGCGCCGCCGAGTTCCTGAAGAAGTAG